The Brachyhypopomus gauderio isolate BG-103 chromosome 2, BGAUD_0.2, whole genome shotgun sequence genome contains a region encoding:
- the selenow2a gene encoding selenoprotein W, 2a codes for MSNAVEVEIRVEYCGGUGYEPRYQELKRVVTAEFPGAKVSGFVGRQGSFEISINGQLIFSKLETSGFPYEDDVMEAIQKAHDGQPVAKITKSRPPCVIL; via the exons ATGTCTAACGCGGTGGAAGTCGAGATCCGAGTGGAATATTG TGGTGGATGAGGCTACGAGCCCCGCTATCAGGAGCTGAAGCGGGTCGTCACCGCCGAGTTTCCTGGGGCGAAGGTGTCTGGCTTCGTCGGAAGACAAG GGAGCTTTGAGATTTCGATCAATGGGCAACTGATTTTCTCGAAGCTAGAAACCAGCGGTTTCCCTTATGAAGACGAT GTCATGGAGGCCATACAGAAGGCCCATGATGGCCAGCCAGTGGCGAAGATCACCAAGAGCCGGCCACCTTGCGTCATCCTGTAA